The DNA segment CACCGGCAGCACTCGCGCTCCGGACCTGCGCACCAGCCACGCGGCGCCCTGGTGGGCCTTGGTGACGTCACCGGATCCCCTCGTGCCCTCGGGGAACACGCCGACGAGCCCGCCTTCGGTGAGCAGCCCCGCCAGCGTCAGCAGCGGACCGCGATCGGCGGCTCCGCGCTTGACGGCGACCTGGCCGATCTTGCGCAATCCCCATCCGGCCGGTCCCCTGAACAACTCCTCCTTGACGAGGAACACCGAACGCCGGGGCAGCATTCCGAAAAGGAGCTGCGGTTCGATGAGCGAGCTGTGATTTGCCACCATCAGCACCGGCCCGGTGAGGGGAACGTTCGCGACGCCGGTGACCCGGATCCGGTAGGCAGGGCGGTACAGATTTCTCGCGATACCCCTGCCGACGTCGTGCAACCACGGCACGGCACCGGCAGGCAAACCGG comes from the Prauserella marina genome and includes:
- a CDS encoding lysophospholipid acyltransferase family protein, whose protein sequence is MTGLPAGAVPWLHDVGRGIARNLYRPAYRIRVTGVANVPLTGPVLMVANHSSLIEPQLLFGMLPRRSVFLVKEELFRGPAGWGLRKIGQVAVKRGAADRGPLLTLAGLLTEGGLVGVFPEGTRGSGDVTKAHQGAAWLVRRSGARVLPVAIRGTLRPVGSRRRFRPRVDVLVGQPFAMEIGGGRTGLAEATERIRASLAALVEELDTQRKETQGS